A single window of Candidatus Omnitrophota bacterium DNA harbors:
- the rpmE gene encoding 50S ribosomal protein L31 codes for MKDKIHPKYEAATITCACGEVIHTRSTKPSIKVEICSKCHPFFTGLTKLMDVAGRVEKFKKKYNKK; via the coding sequence ATGAAAGACAAGATCCATCCGAAGTATGAAGCCGCGACGATCACCTGCGCGTGCGGAGAGGTGATCCATACCCGCTCTACCAAACCGAGCATAAAGGTCGAGATCTGCTCGAAATGCCATCCGTTCTTTACCGGCCTTACAAAGCTGATGGATGTCGCGGGCAGGGTCGAGAAATTCAAGAAGAAATACAACAAAAAGTAA